A DNA window from Brassica napus cultivar Da-Ae chromosome C1, Da-Ae, whole genome shotgun sequence contains the following coding sequences:
- the LOC106372845 gene encoding glutathione S-transferase T3-like: protein MANNSQSFTRFLLSQNTVDLDSPEPFWYGSQGHDESGSEVPVTSPVLSGSDVRAKSAVNYNPSSVSERRKWSPTVDKILIGAWLNTSKDPVVSNEQKAGAFWYRIVEYYNASPLLSGTIRRELMSCKQRWSRINGDVAKFVGCYDAALREQRSGQNDDDVMKRR from the coding sequence ATGGCTAATAACTCACAAAGTTTTACTAGATTTCTCCTTAGTCAAAATACAGTTGACCTTGATTCACCAGAACCTTTTTGGTACGGTAGTCAAGGTCATGATGAGTCTGGTAGCGAGGTTCCTGTTACGTCTCCTGTGCTGTCTGGTAGCGACGTTCGTGCTAAGTCTGCTGTGAATTATAATCCCTCATCAGTTTCTGAGAGGAGGAAATGGTCTCCCACAGTGGATAAAATCCTTATTGGTGCTTGGCTTAACACCAGTAAGGACCCTGTGGTGAGCAACGAGCAGAAAGCCGGTGCTTTCTGGTACCGTATAGTAGAGTACTACAACGCAAGTCCTCTCCTGTCTGGGACAATACGGAGAGAACTAATGTCTTGCAAGCAAAGGTGGTCTAGGATAAACGGCGACGTAGCCAAGTTTGTTGGCTGCTATGATGCGGCTCTGAGGGAGCAGAGAAGTGGGCAAAACgatgatgatgtgatgaaacgGCGTTAG
- the LOC125580590 gene encoding putative nuclease HARBI1, producing MSSSSSDEVDERLDEICDEYVEEIYNDIVEAQTIPQRTRQYVERHREGGQDQLWNDYFSEDSTFSTQLFRRLFRMNKELFLRLVHGLEACFPFFQQRDATGRWSLTALQKCTATIRLFAYGTAADTVDEYLRLGESTALSCLHNFTDGIIQLFGDEYLRQPTPEDLQRLLDIGEKRGFPGMVGSIDCMHWEWKNCPTAWKGQYACGSGKPTIVLEAEASQDLWIWHALFGPPGTLNDINVLDRSHVFDDILQGRAPRVKYVVNGHTYKLVYYLTDGIYPKWSTFIQSITLPQTPQQELFAKIQEATRKDVERAFGVLQSRFAIVRNPVKTLNKKKIGKIMRACIIFHNMIVEDERDGYSRIDISEFEEGDASRCSEVETERPTNLNNIFPTRNDLRDRQTHERLKNDLIQNILNKFGDEN from the coding sequence atgtcatcatcttcatccgaTGAAGTCGATGAAAGATTGGACGAAATTTGCGATGAATACGTGGAAGAAATATACAACGACATAGTGGAGGCCCAAACCATACCACAAAGGACACGTCAGTATGTTGAACGACACCGCGAAGGAGGACAAGACCAATTATGGAATGACTACTTCAGCGAAGATTCGACATTCTCGACTCAATTATTCAGACGTCTTTTCCGCATGAATAAGGAATTATTCTTGCGTCTTGTTCATGGCCTAGAAGCATGCTTTCCATTCTTTCAGCAAAGAGATGCAACCGGGAGGTGGAGTCTTACTGCACTACAAAAATGTACCGCAACTATTCGTCTGTTTGCTTATGGTACTGCAGCTGACACcgttgacgaatatctccgacttggtgagagCACTGCACTTTCgtgtttacataattttactGACGGAATAATACAGTTATTCGGTGATGAGTATCTACGACAACCCACACCggaggatcttcaacgactactcgatattggagagaaacgagggtttcctgggatggtcgggagcattgactgtatgcattgggagtggaaaaattgtccaaccgcttggaaaggacaatACGCATGTGGATCAGGAAAACCGACAATTGTATTAGAGGCTGAAGCTTcccaagatctttggatatggcacgccctttttggtcctccaggtaccttaaacgatattaatgtcctcgatcggtctcatgtttttgatgacattttacaaggtcgagctccgAGGGTAAAGTACGTGGTCAACGGACACACGTATAAGTTGGTGTACTACCTCACAgacggtatatatccaaaatggtcaacatttatccaatctatcacaCTCCCTCAAACTCCTCAACAAGAGTTATTTGCTAAAATTCAAGAAGCAACCCGAAAAGATGTggaacgggcttttggagtattgcaatctCGATTTGCAATTGTGAGAAATCCGGTAAAaacattgaacaaaaaaaagatagggaagattatgagagcatgtatcatattccacaatatgatagtcgaaGATGAACGGGATGGATACTCTCGTATTGATATatctgaatttgaagaaggagacGCCTCCAGATGTTCAGAGGTGGAAACCGAGAGGCCAACAAATCTGAATAATATCTTTCCCACTCGGAATGATCTTCGTGATAGGCAAACACATGAAagattaaaaaatgatttaattcaaaatattttgaataaatttggTGATGAAAATTAA